One Thauera sp. K11 DNA window includes the following coding sequences:
- a CDS encoding acyl-CoA thioesterase, with the protein MPAALNPAGDVFGGWIMSMVDIAGAVPATRQARSRVATVAVDSFVFKQPVSVGDVVSFYAQIVHVGTTSVTVDVEVFARRHPENPVVVKVTEAKLTYVAIDEFRAKHPIRAA; encoded by the coding sequence ATGCCGGCCGCCCTGAATCCGGCCGGCGACGTGTTCGGCGGCTGGATCATGTCCATGGTCGACATCGCCGGCGCCGTCCCCGCCACCCGCCAGGCACGCTCCAGGGTGGCGACGGTGGCGGTGGATTCCTTCGTCTTCAAGCAGCCGGTGTCGGTCGGCGACGTCGTCAGCTTCTATGCGCAGATCGTGCATGTGGGAACCACGTCGGTCACCGTCGACGTGGAGGTCTTCGCCCGCCGCCATCCGGAAAACCCGGTGGTGGTGAAGGTGACCGAGGCCAAGCTGACCTACGTCGCCATCGACGAATTCCGCGCCAAGCATCCGATCCGGGCGGCGTGA
- a CDS encoding branched-chain amino acid transaminase → MSMADRDGFIWQDGKLVPWREATTHVLTHSLHYGLAVFEGVRAYNTAKGTAIFRLAEHTQRLINSAKIYMMDIPYSRDELMAAQKEVVRANKLESCYIRPLAFYGSEKMGISTIGARVHVIVAAWPWGAYLGEEGLEKGIRVKVSSYTRHHVNSTMPRAKLSGTYPNSILANLEVTRQGYDEALLLDNQGFVAEGAGENLFIVRDGRIYEPEIASALTGITRDSIHAIARELGYEIVTKRLTRDDIYLADEAFFTGTAAEVTPIRELDDRKIGEGRRGPVTSKIQARFFEVVGGRAPEYDNWLAYI, encoded by the coding sequence ATGTCCATGGCTGACCGCGACGGTTTCATCTGGCAAGACGGAAAGCTCGTTCCGTGGCGCGAGGCGACCACGCACGTGCTGACCCATTCCCTGCACTACGGCCTGGCCGTATTCGAGGGCGTCCGCGCGTACAACACGGCCAAGGGCACCGCCATCTTCCGGCTCGCCGAGCACACCCAGCGCCTGATCAACTCCGCCAAGATCTACATGATGGACATCCCCTACTCCAGGGATGAACTCATGGCAGCGCAGAAAGAGGTCGTGCGCGCCAACAAGCTCGAATCCTGCTACATCCGCCCGCTGGCCTTCTACGGCTCCGAGAAGATGGGCATCTCGACGATCGGCGCCAGGGTGCATGTGATCGTCGCCGCCTGGCCGTGGGGCGCCTACCTCGGCGAGGAGGGCCTGGAGAAGGGCATCCGCGTGAAGGTGTCGTCCTACACCCGCCACCACGTCAACTCGACGATGCCGCGCGCCAAGCTGTCGGGCACCTATCCGAACTCCATCCTCGCCAACCTCGAGGTCACCCGCCAGGGCTACGACGAGGCGCTGCTGCTCGACAACCAGGGCTTCGTCGCCGAGGGCGCGGGCGAGAACCTCTTCATCGTGCGCGACGGCAGGATCTACGAGCCCGAGATCGCCTCCGCGCTGACCGGCATCACGCGCGATTCCATCCACGCGATCGCGCGCGAACTCGGCTACGAGATCGTCACCAAGCGCCTGACCCGCGACGACATCTACCTGGCCGACGAAGCCTTCTTCACCGGCACCGCCGCCGAGGTCACGCCGATCCGCGAACTCGACGACCGCAAGATCGGCGAAGGCCGCCGCGGCCCGGTCACGAGCAAGATCCAGGCGCGCTTCTTCGAGGTGGTCGGCGGCCGGGCGCCCGAATACGACAACTGGCTCGCTTACATCTGA
- a CDS encoding SixA phosphatase family protein, with protein sequence MDLLLWRHAEAADGSPDHTRELTDRGRRQARRVAAWLDQHRPKQLKVYASPTLRTRQTASAFTDDFQVVGALSPDGGVADILAATGWPDARGAALVVGHQPALGRLCALLLSGAEADWTIKKGALWWFTNRVREDETQTVLRAVIPADFA encoded by the coding sequence ATGGATCTTTTGCTGTGGCGCCATGCCGAGGCGGCGGACGGCAGCCCGGACCACACCCGCGAACTGACCGATCGCGGCCGCCGGCAGGCGCGGCGCGTGGCCGCGTGGCTGGACCAGCATCGGCCCAAGCAGCTCAAGGTGTATGCGAGCCCCACGCTGCGTACCCGGCAGACCGCCTCGGCCTTCACCGACGATTTCCAGGTCGTCGGCGCGCTCAGCCCCGACGGCGGCGTCGCCGACATCCTTGCAGCCACGGGCTGGCCCGACGCGCGCGGTGCCGCCCTCGTCGTCGGCCATCAACCGGCGCTCGGCCGCCTGTGCGCGCTGCTGCTGTCGGGCGCGGAGGCGGACTGGACGATCAAGAAGGGCGCGCTGTGGTGGTTCACCAACCGCGTGCGCGAGGACGAAACCCAGACCGTGCTGCGCGCGGTGATCCCCGCCGACTTCGCCTGA
- a CDS encoding hydrolase, with amino-acid sequence MSGPSAYRAPWWLPGGHLQTIWPLARKGALPAYRRERWDTSDGDFIDLDWVQGGAADAPLVVLFHGLEGSSRSHYARTLMRALARRGWRGVVPHFRGCSGTPNRLARAYHSGDSDEIDWILQRLHRLAGGAPLFAAGVSLGGNALLKWLGERGPRAGVLLHAAAAVCPPLDLTVSGHALGHGFNRLYALHFLATLRRKALEKCARHPGLFDAQRIRRARTLYDFDDAYTAPAHGFTGADDYWRRASSKPWLHAIACPTLLLGAANDSFVPPAALPAKEDLPPAVVFECPAGGGHVGFIGGPWPGDQDWLARRLLKHFDTKLHNGA; translated from the coding sequence ATGAGCGGGCCGTCTGCCTACCGCGCGCCATGGTGGCTGCCCGGCGGCCACCTGCAGACGATCTGGCCGCTGGCGCGCAAGGGCGCGCTGCCCGCCTACCGGCGCGAACGCTGGGACACGTCGGACGGCGACTTCATCGACCTCGACTGGGTCCAGGGCGGCGCCGCGGATGCGCCGCTGGTCGTGCTGTTCCACGGCCTCGAGGGCTCGAGCCGGTCGCACTACGCGCGCACCCTGATGCGTGCGCTGGCACGGCGCGGCTGGCGCGGCGTGGTGCCGCACTTCCGCGGCTGCTCCGGTACGCCGAACCGGCTGGCGCGCGCCTACCATTCCGGCGACAGCGACGAGATCGACTGGATACTGCAGCGCCTGCACCGGCTGGCCGGCGGCGCTCCGCTGTTCGCCGCCGGCGTATCGCTGGGCGGCAACGCGCTGCTGAAATGGCTGGGCGAGCGCGGCCCGCGGGCGGGCGTACTGCTGCACGCCGCCGCCGCGGTCTGCCCGCCGCTGGACCTGACCGTCTCCGGCCATGCCCTCGGCCACGGCTTCAACCGCCTCTACGCGCTGCACTTCCTCGCCACGCTCAGGCGCAAGGCGCTGGAGAAGTGCGCACGCCACCCCGGACTGTTCGACGCACAGCGCATCCGCCGCGCACGCACGCTGTACGACTTCGACGACGCCTACACCGCGCCCGCGCACGGCTTTACCGGCGCCGACGACTACTGGCGCCGCGCTTCGAGCAAACCCTGGCTGCACGCGATCGCCTGCCCGACGCTGCTGCTCGGCGCGGCCAACGACAGCTTCGTCCCGCCGGCGGCCCTGCCCGCGAAAGAGGACCTGCCGCCTGCGGTCGTCTTCGAATGTCCGGCCGGCGGCGGCCACGTCGGCTTCATCGGCGGCCCCTGGCCGGGCGACCAGGACTGGCTCGCCCGGCGGCTGCTGAAGCACTTCGACACGAAACTGCACAATGGTGCATGA
- the mnmA gene encoding tRNA 2-thiouridine(34) synthase MnmA, whose protein sequence is MRVVVGMSGGVDSSVTALLLKQQGYAVTGLFMKNWEDDDDDEYCSTRQDLVDVASVCDVIGIDLEVVNFSAEYKDRVFADFLREYEAGRTPNPDILCNSEIKFRCFLDHAMQLGAERIATGHYAQVREWNNDGRTEYQLLKAEDGTKDQSYFLYRLTQAQLAKTMFPLGALYKREVRRIAEQAGLHVAAKKDSTGICFIGERPFREFLMRYLPTRPGEIRALDDDRVLGEHQGLMYHTIGQRKGLLIGGIKGNQDEAGEHDAWYVAKKDVKANVLYVVQGHDHPALLKERLTATDLNWIAGRAPHTHWVYTAKPRYRTPDMPCEIDSIAGGRAEIAFAQPQWALTPGQSVVVYESRVCLGGGVIA, encoded by the coding sequence ATGAGGGTGGTGGTCGGCATGTCCGGCGGGGTGGATTCGTCGGTCACTGCGCTGCTGCTCAAGCAGCAGGGCTACGCGGTGACGGGCCTCTTCATGAAGAACTGGGAGGACGACGATGACGACGAGTACTGTTCGACCCGCCAGGATCTGGTCGACGTGGCGTCGGTGTGCGACGTCATCGGCATCGATCTCGAAGTGGTCAATTTCAGCGCCGAGTACAAGGACCGCGTGTTCGCCGATTTCCTGCGCGAATACGAGGCGGGGCGCACGCCGAACCCCGACATCCTGTGCAATTCCGAGATCAAGTTCCGCTGCTTCCTCGACCATGCGATGCAGCTCGGCGCCGAACGCATCGCCACCGGCCACTACGCCCAGGTGCGCGAATGGAACAACGACGGGCGCACCGAATACCAGTTGCTGAAGGCCGAGGACGGCACCAAGGACCAGAGCTACTTTCTGTACCGCCTCACCCAGGCGCAACTGGCGAAGACGATGTTCCCGCTGGGCGCGCTGTACAAGCGCGAGGTCCGCAGGATCGCCGAGCAGGCGGGCCTGCACGTGGCGGCGAAGAAGGATTCGACCGGCATCTGCTTCATCGGCGAGCGGCCGTTCCGTGAATTCCTGATGCGCTACCTGCCCACCCGGCCGGGCGAGATCCGCGCGCTCGACGACGACCGCGTGCTCGGCGAGCACCAGGGCCTGATGTACCACACCATCGGCCAGCGCAAGGGCCTCCTGATCGGCGGCATCAAGGGCAACCAGGACGAGGCCGGCGAGCACGACGCGTGGTACGTGGCGAAGAAGGACGTCAAGGCCAACGTGCTCTACGTGGTGCAGGGACACGACCATCCGGCGCTCCTGAAGGAGCGCCTGACCGCCACCGACCTCAACTGGATCGCCGGCCGCGCCCCCCACACGCACTGGGTCTACACGGCGAAGCCGCGCTACCGCACGCCCGACATGCCGTGCGAGATCGATTCCATCGCCGGCGGGCGCGCCGAGATCGCCTTCGCCCAGCCGCAATGGGCGCTCACGCCGGGCCAGAGCGTGGTGGTCTATGAGTCCAGGGTGTGCCTGGGCGGGGGCGTGATCGCCTGA
- a CDS encoding zinc-finger domain-containing protein — translation MVENTDKTQAVVIHAKDLPLHCPLPGAPLWARHPRVFLDVLKTGEVVCPYCSAHYVFAGERPKGHH, via the coding sequence ATGGTAGAGAACACCGACAAGACGCAGGCCGTCGTCATCCATGCCAAGGATCTGCCGCTCCACTGTCCGCTGCCCGGCGCGCCGCTGTGGGCGCGGCATCCGCGCGTGTTCCTCGACGTGCTGAAGACCGGCGAGGTAGTCTGCCCGTACTGCAGCGCCCACTACGTGTTCGCCGGCGAGCGTCCGAAGGGCCACCACTGA
- a CDS encoding NUDIX hydrolase, giving the protein MDRSWKPNVTVAAVVERDGRFLLVEEETPEGPRFNQPAGHLEKGESLLEASVREALEETAHHFVPEFLVGVYQWPRPQGDITYLRFAFGGRVAGEEAGRPLDAGILRPVWMTRDELAATRERHRSPLILQCVDDWIAGRRYPLDLIRHYA; this is encoded by the coding sequence ATGGATCGCAGTTGGAAACCCAACGTCACCGTCGCCGCGGTCGTCGAGCGCGACGGGCGCTTCCTGCTGGTGGAGGAGGAAACCCCCGAGGGGCCGCGCTTCAACCAGCCCGCGGGGCACCTGGAGAAGGGCGAGTCGCTGCTCGAGGCGAGCGTGCGCGAGGCGCTGGAAGAGACCGCGCACCACTTCGTGCCGGAGTTCCTGGTCGGCGTCTATCAGTGGCCGCGTCCGCAGGGCGACATCACCTATCTGCGCTTCGCCTTCGGCGGGCGGGTGGCGGGCGAGGAGGCCGGACGGCCGCTGGACGCGGGCATCCTGCGTCCAGTGTGGATGACGCGCGACGAGCTGGCCGCCACCCGCGAGCGCCATCGCAGCCCGTTGATCCTGCAATGCGTGGACGACTGGATCGCCGGGCGGCGCTATCCGCTCGATCTGATCCGGCATTACGCCTGA
- the glnE gene encoding bifunctional [glutamate--ammonia ligase]-adenylyl-L-tyrosine phosphorylase/[glutamate--ammonia-ligase] adenylyltransferase, with product MPSQPTAVNDMLPGPIREAARLSRFLMRMLDSRPWLGARLAASIGHALDADAMHAFLDEQEAAGGGAEAALRPALRHLRTWVLCHLAVRDLGGRADLAEVTETMTVLAEVAVRRAHDVLRAALVQRYGLPLSPTGWEQELLVIGMGKLGGRELNVSSDIDLIFIYPEDGDTGGAKVISNFEFFERLGKQLIQALAEVTEHGQVFRVDMRLRPNGDSGPLVGSFDMLENYFITQGREWERYAWIKARVLAGERWQELENIARPFIFRKYLDFGAVNAMRDLHAQIRREVARRDRAHNIKLGPGGIREIEFIAQVFQLIRGGRDASLQIRPTLKVLSLLPERGILSAEAVRELGAAYDFLRRLEHRLQYLDDAQTHDLPAGDADRALIARGMGFADYAALLEVLDRHRAVVSRHFDAVFGDPSEEDHSLDAVWKAAEDTDQSTAALGELGYRHPRAAAARLAAIHAGPRYKQLPNNIRSRFDALMPRVIEAAAATPGADDTLARCLDLLEAIGRRGAYLALLQQYPHALRRVADLVGASRWAAQYLTRHPILLDELLDPRAMETAPDWPSFRAGLAADLDALEPDMERQMDVMRERHHAQEFRLLTQDIAGLLTVEKLADHLSELADIMLDVTLPLVWRKIKIRHRDEPKFAVISYGKLGGKELGYASDLDIVFLYDDPSLEAAEVYGRLAQRTNTWLSSHTAAGQLFETDLRLRPNGESGFIACSLDAFRKYQLESAWVWEHQALTRARFSAGDRALGEAFERIRIEVLRLPRELAPLRAEVLSMRRKMRDAHGGKSELFDLKHDRGGLIDVEFLIQYLVLGHSHAHPELTGNLGNIALLGIAGRLGLIPADLAAACADSYRQMRRLQHRQRLNDQPSRIDPAEAQTARRPVMALWQAVFGEEAPGAAGTMPAGVRGTAEL from the coding sequence ATGCCTTCCCAGCCCACCGCCGTCAACGACATGCTTCCCGGGCCGATCCGTGAGGCCGCCCGGCTGTCGCGTTTCCTGATGCGCATGCTGGACAGCCGCCCCTGGCTCGGTGCCCGGCTTGCCGCCAGCATCGGGCATGCGCTCGACGCCGACGCCATGCACGCCTTCCTCGACGAGCAGGAGGCCGCCGGCGGCGGCGCCGAGGCGGCGCTGCGGCCCGCGCTGCGCCACCTGCGCACCTGGGTGCTGTGCCACCTCGCCGTGCGCGACCTCGGCGGCCGCGCCGACCTCGCCGAAGTCACCGAAACGATGACGGTGCTCGCCGAGGTCGCGGTCCGCCGCGCCCACGACGTGCTGCGCGCCGCGCTGGTGCAGCGCTACGGCCTGCCGCTGTCGCCCACCGGCTGGGAGCAGGAGTTGCTGGTCATCGGCATGGGCAAGCTCGGCGGGCGCGAACTGAACGTGTCCTCCGACATCGACCTCATCTTCATCTACCCCGAGGACGGCGACACCGGCGGCGCCAAGGTGATCAGCAACTTCGAGTTCTTCGAGCGCCTCGGCAAGCAGTTGATCCAGGCGCTGGCGGAGGTGACCGAGCACGGCCAGGTGTTCCGGGTGGACATGCGGCTGCGGCCCAACGGCGACTCCGGCCCGCTCGTCGGCAGCTTCGACATGCTGGAGAACTACTTCATCACGCAGGGCCGCGAATGGGAGCGCTACGCCTGGATCAAGGCCCGGGTGCTGGCCGGCGAGCGCTGGCAGGAACTGGAGAACATCGCCCGCCCCTTCATCTTCCGCAAGTACCTCGACTTCGGCGCGGTCAACGCGATGCGCGACCTGCACGCCCAGATCCGCCGCGAGGTCGCGCGCCGCGACCGCGCCCACAACATCAAGCTGGGCCCCGGCGGCATCCGCGAGATCGAATTCATCGCCCAGGTGTTCCAGCTCATCCGCGGCGGGCGCGACGCCTCGCTGCAGATCCGGCCCACGCTGAAGGTCCTGTCGCTGCTGCCCGAGCGCGGCATCCTGTCGGCCGAGGCGGTGCGCGAACTCGGTGCGGCCTACGACTTCCTGCGCCGCCTCGAGCACCGGCTGCAGTACCTCGACGATGCGCAGACGCACGACCTGCCGGCCGGTGACGCCGACCGCGCGCTGATCGCGCGCGGCATGGGCTTTGCCGACTACGCGGCGCTGCTCGAGGTGCTGGACCGCCATCGCGCGGTGGTCAGCCGGCATTTCGACGCGGTGTTCGGCGACCCGTCGGAAGAGGACCACAGCCTGGACGCGGTGTGGAAGGCCGCCGAGGACACCGATCAATCCACCGCGGCGCTGGGCGAACTCGGCTACCGTCATCCGCGCGCCGCCGCCGCCCGCCTCGCCGCCATCCACGCCGGCCCGCGCTACAAGCAGTTGCCGAACAACATCAGGAGCCGGTTCGACGCGCTGATGCCGCGCGTCATCGAAGCCGCCGCGGCCACGCCCGGCGCCGACGACACGCTGGCGCGCTGCCTCGACCTGCTCGAGGCGATCGGCCGCCGCGGCGCCTACCTCGCGCTGCTGCAGCAGTATCCGCACGCCCTGCGCCGCGTCGCCGACCTCGTCGGCGCTTCGCGCTGGGCGGCACAGTACCTCACCCGCCACCCCATCCTGCTCGACGAACTGCTCGACCCGCGCGCGATGGAAACCGCCCCCGACTGGCCGTCCTTCCGCGCCGGGCTGGCCGCCGACCTCGATGCCCTCGAGCCGGACATGGAACGCCAGATGGACGTCATGCGCGAGCGCCATCACGCGCAGGAATTCCGCCTGCTGACGCAGGACATCGCCGGCCTGCTGACGGTGGAAAAGCTCGCCGACCACCTCTCCGAGCTTGCCGACATCATGCTCGACGTCACGCTGCCGCTGGTGTGGCGCAAGATCAAGATCCGCCACCGCGACGAGCCGAAGTTCGCGGTGATCAGCTACGGCAAGCTCGGCGGCAAGGAACTGGGCTACGCGTCCGACCTCGACATCGTGTTCCTGTACGACGATCCCTCCCTCGAAGCGGCCGAGGTCTATGGCCGGCTGGCACAGCGCACCAACACCTGGCTGTCCTCGCACACGGCCGCCGGCCAGTTGTTCGAGACCGATCTGCGCCTGCGGCCAAACGGCGAGTCCGGCTTCATCGCCTGCTCGCTGGATGCCTTCCGCAAGTATCAGCTCGAATCGGCCTGGGTGTGGGAACACCAGGCGCTGACGCGGGCGCGGTTCTCCGCCGGCGACCGCGCACTCGGCGAAGCCTTCGAGCGCATCCGCATCGAGGTGCTGCGGCTGCCGCGCGAACTCGCCCCGCTGCGCGCAGAGGTCCTGTCGATGCGGCGCAAGATGCGCGACGCGCACGGCGGCAAGAGCGAACTGTTCGACCTCAAGCACGACCGCGGCGGGCTCATCGACGTCGAGTTCCTGATCCAGTACCTCGTGCTCGGCCACTCGCACGCGCATCCGGAACTCACCGGCAACCTCGGCAACATCGCCCTGCTCGGCATCGCCGGCCGGCTCGGCCTGATCCCCGCCGACCTCGCGGCGGCCTGCGCCGACAGCTATCGGCAGATGCGCCGCCTGCAGCACCGCCAGCGCCTCAACGACCAGCCCTCGCGGATCGATCCCGCCGAGGCGCAGACGGCGCGCAGGCCGGTGATGGCGCTGTGGCAGGCGGTTTTCGGCGAGGAAGCGCCCGGCGCGGCCGGCACCATGCCGGCCGGCGTCCGTGGGACGGCCGAATTGTAA
- a CDS encoding CYTH and CHAD domain-containing protein, with protein MSQEIELKLTLPPRAVAALRRHPLVAAAPRLGPVQTLHNTYYDTPSLDLKAHKVAVRTRQLGRNRLQTVKCAAVSGGGLSQRPEWEQPYGGTFDFSQVDAPATARLLARHAAALEPVFTTRFRRETRRHEPRTGVSILLMIDTGSIEVATPDGEKRTDLISELELELEHGAPADLLELACELARDLPLMPADASKAERGYRLFLQQPATLARAEPSTISADQDVVEAFRTLALSCLRQWQANASAAAHSHDPDFIHQLRVSQRRLRSLLKAFAPALPVEFVGEWNVRLRENTNRFGDARDLDVLHMELIDPVQPEGLPDAEGMARLLRLAADARTAARRNAERNLDPAAQGRLMLEFTAALLRLPTGPLAAAADLRTFARLRLARLRKRGRRQFDAAAGLVPVRLHALRISFKELRYGIEFFAPLFPAKATTRYIAALTRAQDTLGFLQDVDIAHGRLAAWAGENGGLRAAAAFILGWHGPRYARLRRRVLHDCEPLLWGKTPW; from the coding sequence ATGAGCCAGGAAATCGAACTCAAGCTCACACTTCCCCCGCGCGCCGTCGCCGCCCTGCGCCGCCACCCGCTGGTCGCTGCCGCGCCAAGGCTCGGTCCGGTGCAGACGCTGCACAACACCTACTACGACACGCCATCGCTCGACCTCAAGGCGCACAAGGTGGCGGTGCGCACCCGGCAGCTGGGCCGCAACCGGCTGCAGACGGTGAAGTGCGCCGCGGTATCCGGCGGCGGCCTGTCGCAGCGGCCGGAATGGGAACAGCCCTACGGCGGAACCTTCGATTTCTCGCAGGTGGACGCGCCCGCCACGGCCCGCCTGCTCGCCCGCCACGCCGCCGCGCTGGAGCCGGTGTTCACCACCCGCTTCCGCCGCGAAACCCGCCGCCACGAGCCGCGCACGGGGGTGAGCATCCTGCTGATGATCGACACCGGCAGCATCGAGGTCGCCACGCCCGACGGCGAAAAGCGCACCGACCTCATCAGCGAACTCGAACTCGAACTCGAACACGGCGCACCGGCCGACCTGCTCGAACTCGCCTGCGAACTCGCCCGCGATCTGCCGCTGATGCCGGCCGACGCGTCCAAGGCCGAACGCGGCTACCGCCTCTTCCTGCAGCAGCCGGCCACGCTGGCCCGCGCCGAGCCGTCGACGATCAGCGCCGACCAGGACGTGGTCGAAGCCTTCCGCACGCTGGCGCTGTCCTGCCTGCGCCAGTGGCAGGCCAATGCCAGCGCCGCCGCCCACAGCCACGATCCGGACTTCATCCACCAGTTGCGCGTGTCGCAGCGCCGCCTGCGCTCGCTGCTGAAAGCCTTCGCGCCCGCGCTGCCGGTGGAGTTCGTCGGCGAATGGAACGTGCGCCTGCGCGAAAACACCAACCGCTTCGGCGACGCGCGCGATCTCGACGTGCTGCATATGGAACTGATCGATCCGGTGCAACCGGAGGGGCTCCCCGACGCCGAGGGCATGGCGCGCCTGCTGCGGCTGGCGGCGGACGCCCGCACGGCCGCGCGGCGCAATGCCGAACGCAACCTGGACCCCGCCGCGCAGGGGCGCCTGATGCTGGAGTTCACCGCCGCCCTGCTGCGGCTGCCCACTGGCCCGCTGGCTGCCGCGGCCGACCTGCGTACCTTCGCCCGCCTGCGCCTGGCGCGCCTGCGCAAGCGCGGCCGGCGCCAGTTCGACGCCGCGGCGGGCCTGGTGCCGGTGCGCCTGCATGCACTGCGCATCAGCTTCAAGGAATTGCGCTACGGCATCGAGTTCTTCGCGCCGCTGTTTCCGGCGAAGGCGACCACGCGCTACATCGCCGCGCTGACGCGCGCGCAGGACACGCTGGGTTTTCTGCAGGACGTCGACATCGCGCACGGCCGGCTGGCCGCCTGGGCGGGCGAGAACGGCGGCCTGCGCGCCGCCGCCGCCTTCATCCTCGGCTGGCACGGGCCGCGCTACGCGCGCCTGCGCCGGCGCGTACTGCACGACTGTGAACCGTTGCTGTGGGGGAAGACGCCATGGTGA
- a CDS encoding phosphomannomutase/phosphoglucomutase gives MTQRPYALPAAEIFKAYDIRGIVDTVLTPEAVRAIGHAIGSEAVARGQKAVAVGRDGRLSGPALAGALADGIRAAGVDVIDIGCVPTPLTYFAAWQLGCDSCVSVTGSHNPPDYNGLKMVLGGQTLYGDMIQALRRRIADGDLAHGEGRLTQADVTAAYLDRVAGDVKLARPMKIVVDCGNGVAGGIAPALFQRLGCEVVELFCEVDGRFPNHHPDPSKPENLQDVIRALRDTDAELGLAFDGDGDRLGVVTKDGEIIYPDRQLMLFAEDVLSRVPGGEIIFDVKCTRNLAGWVRARGGKPTMWNTGHALVKAKLKETGAPLAGEMSGHMFFKERWYGFDDGLYAGARLLEILSARADANAALKALPNAVSTPELNLKMAEGEPFELVKRLKEAARFDGAEETITIDGVRVEYADGFGLARPSNTTPVVVLRFEADDAAALARIQAAFRDAIDGVWPGLKLPF, from the coding sequence ATGACCCAACGCCCCTACGCCCTGCCCGCCGCGGAAATCTTCAAGGCCTACGACATCCGCGGCATCGTCGACACCGTGCTCACGCCCGAGGCGGTACGCGCCATCGGCCACGCCATCGGCTCCGAGGCCGTGGCCCGCGGCCAGAAGGCGGTTGCCGTCGGCCGCGACGGACGCCTCTCCGGCCCGGCGCTGGCCGGTGCGCTGGCCGACGGCATACGCGCCGCCGGCGTCGACGTCATCGACATCGGCTGCGTGCCGACGCCGCTCACCTACTTCGCCGCCTGGCAGCTCGGCTGCGACTCCTGCGTGTCGGTCACCGGCAGCCACAATCCGCCCGACTACAACGGCCTCAAGATGGTGCTCGGCGGCCAGACGCTATATGGCGACATGATCCAGGCACTGCGCCGCCGCATCGCCGACGGCGACCTGGCGCATGGCGAGGGCCGCCTGACGCAGGCCGACGTCACCGCCGCCTACCTCGACCGCGTGGCCGGCGACGTGAAGCTGGCGCGGCCGATGAAGATCGTCGTCGATTGCGGCAACGGCGTGGCCGGCGGCATCGCCCCCGCGCTGTTCCAGCGCCTGGGCTGCGAAGTCGTCGAATTGTTCTGCGAGGTCGACGGCCGCTTCCCCAACCACCATCCGGACCCCTCCAAGCCCGAGAACCTGCAGGACGTGATCCGTGCGCTGCGCGACACCGATGCCGAACTGGGGCTGGCCTTCGACGGCGACGGCGACCGCCTCGGCGTGGTCACCAAGGACGGCGAGATCATCTATCCCGACCGCCAGCTCATGCTGTTCGCCGAGGACGTGCTCTCCCGCGTGCCGGGCGGCGAGATCATCTTCGACGTCAAATGCACCCGCAACCTCGCCGGCTGGGTGCGCGCGCGCGGCGGCAAGCCGACGATGTGGAACACCGGCCATGCGCTGGTGAAGGCCAAGCTGAAGGAGACCGGCGCGCCGCTGGCCGGCGAGATGAGCGGCCACATGTTCTTCAAGGAGCGCTGGTACGGCTTCGACGACGGCCTGTACGCGGGCGCTCGCCTGCTCGAGATCCTGTCCGCCCGCGCCGACGCCAATGCCGCGCTGAAGGCACTGCCGAACGCGGTCAGCACGCCCGAGCTGAACCTGAAGATGGCCGAGGGCGAGCCCTTCGAGCTGGTGAAGCGCCTGAAGGAAGCGGCGCGCTTCGACGGCGCGGAGGAGACGATCACCATCGACGGCGTCCGTGTCGAATATGCCGACGGCTTCGGCCTCGCCCGCCCGTCGAACACCACGCCGGTGGTGGTGCTGCGCTTCGAGGCCGACGACGCGGCGGCCCTGGCGCGCATCCAGGCCGCCTTCCGCGACGCCATCGACGGCGTGTGGCCGGGCCTGAAGCTGCCGTTCTGA
- a CDS encoding YybH family protein, giving the protein MSKPIYTSSADAEAAFYDALARSDLDKMMSVWAEDDEVVCIHPGGPRLVGLAGIREIWRQMMGNGVRLGVEVSQAVVTGNALMAVHSVFERISIDEARRRSPLIAATNVYLRGALGWRMVMHHASPVPEGNPVADLAPRIVH; this is encoded by the coding sequence ATGAGCAAGCCGATCTACACCTCGTCCGCCGACGCGGAAGCCGCCTTCTACGACGCACTGGCCCGCTCCGACCTCGACAAGATGATGTCGGTGTGGGCGGAGGACGACGAGGTGGTGTGCATCCATCCGGGCGGCCCGCGCCTGGTCGGCCTCGCCGGCATCCGCGAGATCTGGCGCCAGATGATGGGCAACGGCGTGCGGCTCGGCGTCGAGGTCAGCCAGGCGGTCGTCACCGGCAACGCGCTGATGGCGGTGCACAGCGTGTTCGAGCGCATCAGCATCGACGAGGCGCGCCGGCGCAGCCCGCTGATCGCCGCCACCAACGTCTACCTGCGCGGCGCGCTCGGCTGGCGCATGGTGATGCATCACGCCTCCCCGGTGCCCGAGGGCAATCCGGTCGCCGACCTGGCGCCGCGCATCGTGCACTGA